A stretch of Cicer arietinum cultivar CDC Frontier isolate Library 1 chromosome 5, Cicar.CDCFrontier_v2.0, whole genome shotgun sequence DNA encodes these proteins:
- the LOC101489931 gene encoding uncharacterized protein isoform X2: MQLARKWPALLELVPPFSMHWLRFYLSRTTIAMGIIGPGLIGSTVLDQLRDQAKLQCTLKNVPPTTSPLQLNWLHQLLVLLVLVGPRKQRTTSPTDRIIMVSGAINEILRAVELILSKLLTELHSEDDNDVEPKTKVRLIVPNGSCGGIIGKGGATIRSIASGLMEEHLCINYQGYDKL, encoded by the exons ATGCAGTTGGCCAGAAAATGGCCAGCACTCCTGGAGTTAGTGCCACCCTTTTCAATGCATTGGCTAAG ATTTTATCTTTCAAGAACCACCATAGCAATGGGCATTATTGGACCAGGATTAATTGGGAGCACAGTACTTGATCAACTAAGGGATCAG GCCAAGCTGCAGTGTACACTGAAGAACGTCCCTCCAACAACTTCCCCACTGCAGCTGAATTGGCTTCATCAGTTGCTGGTTTTGCTTGTCTTGGTTG GACCAAGAAAGCAGCGCACTACTTCACCTACTGATAGGATTATCATGGTATCTGGTGCAATCAATGAAATACTAAGAGCTGTAGAGCTTATTCTTTCGAAGTTGCTCACTGAG CTTCATAGCGAGGATGACAATGACGTTGAGCCAAAAACAAAAGTGAGACTCATTGTTCCTAATGGTTCTTGTGGCGGAATAATTGGCAAGGGAGGTGCTACCATCAG GTCAATTGCATCTGGATTAATGGAAGAACACTTATGTATCAACTATCAAGGATATGATAAATTATAG
- the LOC101489931 gene encoding uncharacterized protein isoform X4 — protein MGIIGPGLIGSTVLDQLRDQAKLQCTLKNVPPTTSPLQLNWLHQLLVLLVLVGPRKQRTTSPTDRIIMVSGAINEILRAVELILSKLLTELHSEDDNDVEPKTKVRLIVPNGSCGGIIGKGGATIRSIASGLMEEHLCINYQGYDKL, from the exons ATGGGCATTATTGGACCAGGATTAATTGGGAGCACAGTACTTGATCAACTAAGGGATCAG GCCAAGCTGCAGTGTACACTGAAGAACGTCCCTCCAACAACTTCCCCACTGCAGCTGAATTGGCTTCATCAGTTGCTGGTTTTGCTTGTCTTGGTTG GACCAAGAAAGCAGCGCACTACTTCACCTACTGATAGGATTATCATGGTATCTGGTGCAATCAATGAAATACTAAGAGCTGTAGAGCTTATTCTTTCGAAGTTGCTCACTGAG CTTCATAGCGAGGATGACAATGACGTTGAGCCAAAAACAAAAGTGAGACTCATTGTTCCTAATGGTTCTTGTGGCGGAATAATTGGCAAGGGAGGTGCTACCATCAG GTCAATTGCATCTGGATTAATGGAAGAACACTTATGTATCAACTATCAAGGATATGATAAATTATAG
- the LOC101489931 gene encoding uncharacterized protein isoform X1 gives MSKLYNITFVVKREDCIKALRTVHSRFYLSRTTIAMGIIGPGLIGSTVLDQLRDQAKLQCTLKNVPPTTSPLQLNWLHQLLVLLVLVGPRKQRTTSPTDRIIMVSGAINEILRAVELILSKLLTELHSEDDNDVEPKTKVRLIVPNGSCGGIIGKGGATIRSIASGLMEEHLCINYQGYDKL, from the exons ATGTCCAAGCTAtataatattacttttgttGTTAAGCGAGAGGATTgtataaaagctttacggactGTCCATTCCAGATTTTATCTTTCAAGAACCACCATAGCAATGGGCATTATTGGACCAGGATTAATTGGGAGCACAGTACTTGATCAACTAAGGGATCAG GCCAAGCTGCAGTGTACACTGAAGAACGTCCCTCCAACAACTTCCCCACTGCAGCTGAATTGGCTTCATCAGTTGCTGGTTTTGCTTGTCTTGGTTG GACCAAGAAAGCAGCGCACTACTTCACCTACTGATAGGATTATCATGGTATCTGGTGCAATCAATGAAATACTAAGAGCTGTAGAGCTTATTCTTTCGAAGTTGCTCACTGAG CTTCATAGCGAGGATGACAATGACGTTGAGCCAAAAACAAAAGTGAGACTCATTGTTCCTAATGGTTCTTGTGGCGGAATAATTGGCAAGGGAGGTGCTACCATCAG GTCAATTGCATCTGGATTAATGGAAGAACACTTATGTATCAACTATCAAGGATATGATAAATTATAG
- the LOC101489931 gene encoding uncharacterized protein isoform X3: MINYCAIYSLKLQIGYAEQTLLLALGQAAVYTEERPSNNFPTAAELASSVAGFACLGPRKQRTTSPTDRIIMVSGAINEILRAVELILSKLLTELHSEDDNDVEPKTKVRLIVPNGSCGGIIGKGGATIRSIASGLMEEHLCINYQGYDKL, from the exons ATGATTAATTATTGTGCTATATATTCCTTAAAGTTGCAAATTGGATATGCTGAGCAAACTCTCTTACTTGCATTAGGCCAAGCTGCAGTGTACACTGAAGAACGTCCCTCCAACAACTTCCCCACTGCAGCTGAATTGGCTTCATCAGTTGCTGGTTTTGCTTGTCTTG GACCAAGAAAGCAGCGCACTACTTCACCTACTGATAGGATTATCATGGTATCTGGTGCAATCAATGAAATACTAAGAGCTGTAGAGCTTATTCTTTCGAAGTTGCTCACTGAG CTTCATAGCGAGGATGACAATGACGTTGAGCCAAAAACAAAAGTGAGACTCATTGTTCCTAATGGTTCTTGTGGCGGAATAATTGGCAAGGGAGGTGCTACCATCAG GTCAATTGCATCTGGATTAATGGAAGAACACTTATGTATCAACTATCAAGGATATGATAAATTATAG
- the LOC101490264 gene encoding two-component response regulator ARR9-like → MVISSEAQFHVLAVDDSIIDRILIERLLKTSSFHVTVVDSGSKALKFLGLVEDEVRNEKPLTIASETHQVVEVNLIITDYCMPGMTGYDLLRKIKESNSLKDIPVVIMSSENVPSRINRCLEEGAEEFFLKPVQQSDVNKLKPHLLKSKIKNENEQINSKRKDT, encoded by the exons ATGGTGATATCTTCAGAGGCACAGTTTCATGTTTTGGCGGTTGATGATAGTATTATTGATAGAATATTGATTGAGAGGCTCCTCAAAACCTCTTCATTtcatg TTACTGTAGTGGATTCTGGTAGCAAGGCTTTGAAGTTTCTTGGTTTGGTTGAAGATGAAGTGAGGAATGAAAAGCCTCTCACTATTGCTTCAGAAACTCATCAG GTTGTAGAAGTTAATTTGATCATAACTGATTATTGCATGCCAGGAATGACAGGCTATGATCTGCTTAGAAAGATCAAG GAATCTAATTCTCTTAAAGACATTCCAGTTGTGATTATGTCATCAGAAAATGTTCCATCAAGGATCAACag ATGCTTAGAAGAAGGAGCTGAAGAATTTTTTCTGAAACCAGTTCAACAATCAGATGTAAACAAGCTCAAACCACATTTGTTGAAATCCAAAATTAAGAATGAGAACGAGCAAATCAACAGCAAAAGGAAGGATACATAA